The Ranitomeya imitator isolate aRanImi1 chromosome 3, aRanImi1.pri, whole genome shotgun sequence genome has a window encoding:
- the NSRP1 gene encoding nuclear speckle splicing regulatory protein 1 isoform X3, which yields MSVGETLQKEALKKRVMKQTKLEMQKALEEDASVYEYDSVYDDLQKKKEDNAAKMLSAKDRKPKYIQNVLKAVEHRKKEQEKRMEKKIQKEREMEGEEFQDKEAFVTTAYKKKLQEKAEEEERERREAAIEASLDVTKQKDLSGFYRHLLNQTVGEEKAPECSLRSAEVKQEKPKGYSDEPNNGNQLENIDADSDLETESSENEKETTNKPRISDKKERKTHYRRRPTSSSSEEDDCQRYKEKSTKMSDKNRMESGKSQRREYERESILDFEERTGHKEHNNKDWERRRGEQDYEEREHGRSKRDGKRGKEHVRREGDEYYIEKDSKKHQERIDEGKQRDRVDKDRDLTDREHHKKDRHKSDRDHSHRSDRNRADGENTDNKEQADRDKPDRENRGRAGRERADQGKTERELEESLDKAKIHRSVERKGQIVSLCDVNQHDEQEKDPDSKRKVEDTSKDGNSSTSKFVKRSNEETVISARDRYLARQIARSAGKTYVEKEED from the exons ACCAAGCTGGAAATGCAGAAAGCCCTGGAGGAGGATGCATCCGTGTATGAATATGACAGTGTGTATGATGACCTgcagaagaagaaggaggataatGCAGCTAAGATGCTATCTGCAAAGGATAGGAAG CCTAAGTATATCCAGAACGTCCTGAAAGCAGTGGAGCACAGAAAGAAGGAACAGGAAAAAAGAATGGAGAAAAAGATCCAGAAAGAACGTGAAATGGAAGGGGAAGAATTTCAGGACAAGGAAGCTTTTGTCACAACCGCCTATAAGAAAAAGCTTCAGGAGAAAGCTGAAGAGGAAGAGCGGGAGAGGAGAGAAGCTGCGATAGAAG CATCTCTGGATGTAACTAAGCAGAAAGACTTGAGCGGCTTTTACCGGCATCTGCTGAACCAGACTGTGGGCGAAGAGAAAGCTCCTGAATGCAGCTTGAGAAGTGCTGA GGTTAAACAGGAGAAGCCCAAAGGATATTCTGATGAACCTAACAATGGGAACCAGTTGGAAAACATCGATGCAGATAGTGATTTGGAAACGGAGTCCAGTGAAAATGAAAAAGAGACTACAAACAAACCACGTATATCtgacaaaaaagaaagaaaaacccaTTATAGACGTAGGCCCACAAGCTCATCAAGTGAGGAAGATGATTGCCAGAGGTACAAGGAAAAAAGTACAAAAATGAGTGACAAAAACAGAATGGAGAGTGGCAAATCTCAGCGCCGTGAATATGAAAGAGAAAGTATTCTAGATTTTGAGGAAAGAACAGGGCACAAGGAGCACAACAATAAAGACTgggagaggaggagaggagagcaagATTACGAAGAGCGAGAACATGGCCGCAGTAAAAGGGATGGAAAAAGAGGAAAGGAACATGTCAGGAGAGAGGGTGATGAATATTATATTGAAAAAGATAGCAAGAAACACCAAGAAAGAATAGATGAGGGAAAGCAAAGAGACAGGGTTGATAAAGATCGGGATCTCACTGACAGAGAGCATCACAAAAAGGACAGGCACAAGTCAGACCGAGATCACTCGCACAGGTCAGACCGAAATCGCGCAGACGGGGAGAATACAGACAACAAAGAGCAAGCAGATAGAGATAAACCAGACAGAGAAAATAGAGGCAGAGCTGGGCGAGAAAGAGCAGATCAAGGAAAAACAGAAAGAGAGCTGGAGGAGAGTTTAGATAAAGCCAAGATTCATAGGAGCGTGGAGAGGAAAGGGCAGATAGTTTCATTGTGTGACGTGAATCAACATGATGAACAGGAAAAAGATCCTGACTCAAAGCGCAAGGTAGAGGATACCTCAAAAGATGGAAACTCCTCAACAAGCAAATTTGTAAAACGAAGTAATGAAGAAACCGTTATTTCAGCCAGAGACCGTTATCTTGCCAGACAAATTGCTCGTTCTGCAGGAAAAACATATGTAGAAAAAGAGGAGGACTAA